One Eptesicus fuscus isolate TK198812 chromosome 11, DD_ASM_mEF_20220401, whole genome shotgun sequence genomic region harbors:
- the WNT6 gene encoding protein Wnt-6 has translation MLPPLPSRLGLLLLLLLCPAHVGGLWWAVGSPLVMDPTSICRKARRLAGRQAELCQEEPEVVAELARGARLGVRECQFQFRFRRWNCSSHSKAFGRILQQDIRETAFVFAITAAGASHAVTQACSMGELLQCGCQAPRRRAPPRPPGLPGTLGPPGLVGSPEGSAAWEWGGCGDDVDFGDEKSRLFMDARHKRGSGDIRALVQLHNNEAGRLAVRSHTRTECKCHGLSGSCALRTCWQKLPPFREVGAELLERFHGASRVMGTNDGKALLPAVRNLKPPSRADLLYVADSPDFCAPNRRTGSPGTRGRACNSSALDLSGCDLLCCGRGHREESVQLEENCLCRFHWCCVVQCHQCLVRKELSLCL, from the exons GGCAGTGGGCAGCCCCTTGGTCATGGACCCCACCAGTATCTGCAGGAAAGCACGGAGGCTGGCAGGGCGGCAGGCTGAGTTGTGCCAGGAGGAGCCAGAAGTGGTGGCTGAGCTAGCGCGGGGTGCCCGGCTTGGGGTTCGAGAGTGCCAGTTCCAGTTCCGTTTCCGCCGCTGGAACTGCTCCAGCCACAGCAAGGCCTTTGGGCGCATCCTGCAGCAGG ACATCCGGGAGACCGCCTTCGTCTTTGCCATCACGGCTGCGGGCGCCAGCCATGCAGTCACGCAGGCCTGCTCCATGGGCGAGCTGCTGCAGTGTGGCTGCCAGGCACCCCGCAGGCGGGCCCCACCACGGCCCCCTGGCCTGCCAGGCACCCTTGGGCCCCCTGGCCTTGTGGGCTCCCCAGAGGGCAGTGcagcctgggagtggggaggctgtggggacgATGTGGACTTCGGGGATGAGAAGTCCAGGCTCTTCATGGACGCGAGGCATAAGCGGGGAAGTGGAGACATCCGAGCGTTGGTGCAGCTTCACAACAACGAGGCCGGCCGGCTG GCGGTGCGGAGCCATACGCGCACTGAATGCAAGTGCCACGGGCTGTCGGGCTCGTGCGCTCTGCGCACCTGCTGGCAGAAGCTGCCCCCGTTCCGAGAGGTGGGCGCGGAGCTGCTCGAGCGCTTCCACGGCGCCTCGCGTGTCATGGGCACCAACGATGGCAAGGCTCTGCTGCCCGCTGTCCGCAATCTCAAGCCGCCCAGTCGCGCTGACCTGCTCTATGTCGCCGACTCGCCCGACTTCTGCGCCCCCAACCGGCGCACAGGCTCTCCAGGCACGCGCGGCCGCGCCTGCAACAGCAGCGCGCTGGACCTCAGCGGCTGCGACCTGCTGTGCTGCGGCCGCGGGCACCGCGAGGAGAGCGTGCAGCTCGAGGAGAACTGCCTGTGCCGCTTCCACTGGTGCTGCGTAGTGCAGTGCCACCAATGCCTCGTGCGCAAGGAGCTCAGCCTCTGCCTCTGA